CCCCTAAaggttttattattttaatttttatttgatttttaagatGGAATAATCATTAAACTCCAAAAAAACCTTAATTATTATCTGACTTATAGgatttaagataaaattatcattaaaccCCGAAAGGTTTTATATGCTTTATTTTAAGTTGGTAGAATTTAAgatgaaattattattaaatccTAACAATCCTTTAGATTTTTTTAAATCATAAGGTTTAAGATGCAATTATCATTAGACTTGGAATGTTTAATTCCAATTTTGTAATTAATAGGATCCAAGGTAAAATTATCATTAGACCtccaattattttaattttgtattttagtGCATTTTTATGGGGTTTAAGGTTATATTGTACATTTAGGTGATGAAATTATCAACCAacccaataaattttaattaacaatcacttttattttttttaatatgtttaaGGTAAAATTACCATCAAACACCGAAACTCTAATGTTATATTTTACTTATTAGGGTTTACGATGAAATTATCAATAAACCCAaaggtttaattaatttatttccattTGACTTTAGTACGGCTTAAGAAGAACTCTCCACTAAACCCaaaaaattagattaattattttattttaataagttTAAGGTGAAGTTACCGTtaaaccccaaaattttaatttagatttttatttttaggTTTATGATAAAATTGTCAACAAGCCCAATAAATTAATATGATTTTGTAAGGTTTAAGATGTAATTATCATTAGAccgtaaaaatattttattaattattgttgTTATCATTGTCATTGTTGTAAAATGAAAATAATCCAAGGCTTAATCAATTTGAATATCCGCGTCTTCCATGCTATCAATATCATCCCATTTTAAAAGGTTGAGCATATACATCCAACATACTTGTCACACATCATACGCATATGCAAACATTGAAATAAACTTACAGAAAATCATTTCCTCTACTGATGCTTTCGAAATTCATGATAGGAATTAATatattgagattatcatattttaAAGTACCCAACTAGGAATCTTTAGCTTCTACGCACCTCATCACCCAATGGAATCATCCCCAAGATCATATATCCAACACACTAAATGGTACCATTGAACCATTCTTTTAAAAGGAACCGCACCGAACCAGCTTGGTAGGCTCCAAGAAGCATTTTGAATGTCTTCACCAGTTCACCCATTATTTATCAATGAATTTCAGTATAAGGCTCCCATTCATATAATTATCCACCCATGAAATCAATATAAAACATCACCCTTCATAAAAACTGAATGAAATGCAATGTCAAAATTTAACCTCACAACCAGTATGTATTGACCTATGTTATTATCAAACAATATAAGTAGCGAAAAGCAAAGAATAGAGTTGTATAGTTTAAATCACCACAATGACAGATTAACTATGTCAAAAATCAAATAGGTATCAATCAATTTGCAAATTGAATGGAGATTAATCAATTAGTTAGTATTCAATCATTAACAAAAGCACAACGAAATCAAGAAAACTCATTTTCCCATAATATAAGTTTATATGGAACAGATTGAATTTTCACCTTAAACTCTAACAAGTGTAAATGCTAAAAAGAGGATGATGAAATAAGAAGAAGACAAGGTGAATCTTCACATATGGCTTCAACGTGATGGGTTAATAATGGATGAACTGCTGACGATGTGGGGCACTGCTGGCGTGAAAGAAACTGCCTGGAGGAGGAACAAATAATGCGAAAATGAATCTAATGAGGGTTGAATCGAGAAAGTGCTAAAGTGAGTCTACGATGAGGAAGAAATATGATGGTGTAGACGAATTGAAATGCGATTGATCATGGAGTTCTTTGTTGTTAGGTTTGCGATGGCTTTTTAAAAGCAAAGGTCTCTCAGAAAGAGAACGATGTGTGTCGATGGAGAGCTCCTTTTTATCTGAAGGAGAGGATCATTTTTATTTTAGGAGAGAGGCTAGGTTCTTTTCTGAGAGAGTCAAAGGGACAGAAAGAGTTTCTTTTACAGATAACCAGCAGAGCTTGGGAAATTAAACCAGAAGTAACTCccattaattagtttttatcttcTATTtcttcaaaaataaataaaaaataaaataaaagagagtATATTAAGACCCTAAAAACtggataaattaaaataaaaaccaaattttaaaaaaatgagtCAAAATCGAAATTGAATCTAAACAAATTAATTTCATTCACTTTTAATttgcacctttttaattaaataaaattagattactatccgaaaattaaaattaaaaagtaaagatCGAAAtcgaaaatgtcaattaaaattgaaacaaaaattcaaaataaaatgattttttttactttattattatttttattttattaaaattttatttttaagtccAGACAAAATATAGTGTCTACAGATTGAGACTTAGGTATTTATATTGAGCGAGCATTTACTTCAAGAACATTGAATAACCCTCATAGGTGGATGGCTAATTTGATATGTGGACCAAAAAAAGACAACTTCATTATCTTTTGAGTGTCTTATGGCTAAGCTAAACTTATAATTCCACCCGATCTATTGCTTAAAATTATAAGTAATTACAttagtgcaatttaaatttatattaaaattttgaataattatatttccattaaaattaaattaaatttttattttttaaataattgttaattatttacttttaaatatttcttcataaataaattctatataattttttttaattgtatatATCTCAAATCTTTTACCATTTCAACAAATTCTTTAAAGAATTaacttatatataatataaattataaaaaatattattaatttatttatctcCATtcgataatattttaattttccatttaatatattttaattttcataataagAGCAATACAATTTAAAATTACAACTAATAAAACATTcggttttaaatttttatcaaatcaaaatcaatcttatcttctttgaaaattaattgacattgaaattgaattaatttaatgTGATGGATTGCATTTCTTCCTTTCTCCATTTTCTATTCAACCAATCAatagtttattaattttatttaaatacttTCACTCTCCCATCTCATCCGTCCATATAAttcatagaatatatatatatatatatatatatatatatatatatatatatatatatatatatatatatatattatgagtaATCATAAAGTATCAAATTAaggaaataaattattttttcaagGCTAAAACATGAAAGTTTCATCCCATTCCCATTAATTACCTTTTCCATGATTTTGAGAAAACAAGAAACTTTCATGTCTGGCGATGAAGTTGGAGTAAATTTCTTATTTTCTCAAAATCATGGAAAAGTTAAATTAATGGGAATGGGATGAAACCTTCATGTCTGGTGATGAAGTTGGAGTACTGTTTTCTGTGTTCTGGCATGGAGCATGCTCTATATTTGTATATTCACTTATTTTCTCATTTAATTTTCATGGGTTTTTTGCTATGCCTTTTTTTTTAAACGAAAGTTTACGATAAATTGACTTAATTGAACAACGCTGGAAGCATTAAAAAATAGTATTTTTtgacataaaattttatttttttttttaatttgtaaggAGCAATATCCATGTAAAGCATTGAAAAATATGTATTTTGAGAGTATTGATTAATCCCTCGCAGGTGagtggttgactaatgaatttgATATATGAACCAAAAAAGCTTCATTTTCAATGTCTGCAAATTGATATGGGATTCGAATGACAAGCCCAGCGATACAATATTTGtgtgaaatataaaatttagtatattttgataaaattataataattttattaaaaggtAGGTAGGTCTTGacctataaatatttataaaatttatttttatacgtATAAAAAATTTTGATTTCTGATTAATTGATCTCTTAAGTTTTTTATTGGCttacaaatattttaaaaaaaatcttaataggtataataaattttattttttcattaattagcTTCCTCAAATTTTCTATTGATccctaataatttataatttatttataataatctaaattaaaatatcaaatttactttattgcaattaaatgaatatagaaaaaatatatattttattgatatATTATGATTCGTCCCTCAACAAAAATATTCTGATTCTGTCACTATTTTTAAGTTGTCATTTCCTTAATATACTCTTAACTAAGCTGGAAAAAGATTTGGTAGTTTGAGGCTCTCTAGCAAGCAGGCTGGATCCAAAGGATTGTAAATGCCAAACCCAAACTGCTTGTTTAATGGGCCTTAGCAGAATAAAGATGGCTTAGCCCCAATGGAATATATCTTTGCAAGCATGCCAATGTTCTTATTTTATATGTACAAAATTTAACTATTAATTTTTGgaccaaaaaaatttaaattaattcaatcaaattaaatggtttaattttgaattgaataatacatattatttataagtttttttaataaattattcaaaaaagaatttaattgaattatcaacgaatttgtttgatttttataatttttcaaattaattttttaagttaaaaaattaaattttttaattttaagcataaaaattaattaaaaaataatttaaactaaatttatataaaattttaattttcaatcagAGGATAAATCATCAAGCTAAACTATTGTTTTGGCCTCTCAAAtggttaaataattaaataagtaaATTAAAAGAATTCATTAGTGGGGCACTCTGGCTTTAGATGGAAGGATATCATTCGGCCACAAGAAAATGCTAAGGCACAACAGGCCAATGAGCCTCATAGCTTTATTGACATTTTGTCTTAGTCTCTGGTATGGATTTGAAAGTCTTTTGTGGCTAAATGAAAGCGAAAAGAGAAGTGTCTCGATTCACAGGGAAACCATATGCCAATGAATTATGAATTTTCACCATTAATTTATACAGACACATCAATTATTAATTAGGAGTTTAAATTACCATATTCTCCTCATGCCCATCATCAGACCATTCATGTGCAAAGCACAGCAGCTCACCAAATAATCACCGTCCAAAATTCAATATACAAATAATGAACAATCACaaggagaggaagaagaagaagaagaagaagaagaagaagaagaagaaacaataagtatcagaagaaagaaagaaaccaCTGACAGTCAACCAACAAATAACAGAAATAACAGATCTCATCGACCCAGCTCCATGAATCTAATTTAAGATGATGATGCAACTTCAAACCACTTCCTAGGCCAAAGTAAAGGCCAAGAAAGTTCCTGCAAGTACAGTTCCAGCGAGGATAACTCTATCAACCTTGGCAGCAGCGAAGTTTCCAGGAGGTGGAGGAGCAGGAGTCATCGATGAATTAGGCGAAGGGGCTGATGGTGCAGGGGGGGAGGGGGTAGGGGAAGTTGGAGACGGAGATGGAGGAGAAAGTGGTGAAGGAGATGGAACTTTTGTTGGAGATGGGGTAGGAGCAGTAGATGATGGAGAAGGAGATGGTGTTGGTGTTGCAGTGGGTGTTGGTGATGGAGTTGGCGTAGCCGTTGGCGATGGAGTTGGTGCTGCTTTTGGTGCCGGATTTGGTGCAGGAGTTGGTGCTGCTTTTGGGGCAGGAGTTGGTGCTGCTTTTGGTGCTGGAGTTGGTGAAGCTCCTGGTGCCTGTGCCGTGCAAGAAGCGGCCAAGAGACCCAAGATCAATAAAACTTTAAGCATGCAAGAATCCATCTGCATCTTTACACCAACTTTgagagaaaaagaagtagaaagctAGGTAGCCTTTGAGAGTTCTGAGGAGCGAATAGAACAAGAAGAGAAGGCAATATAAAAAAGGAGAGGAGAGATGAGAAAATTAAGAAAGGCGATTAATCAAGAAATCAATAATGAAATGTTAAGAGATTCTTGAAATTATTAAACACTGTACGAGAAAAACTATATATTTATAGTTCACTCACACATCCATAGCCTGGGTAACCAAATTTATTGATAATTAATCTATTGCCCTTCCTGGAACCTTCTTCAAATATCTCACACACGAGCCCACAACAACTAAAACGACAAACCAGGATATGAAACCTTGTGAAGATATTAGAGAGTTCTTGTGATAAATTAACAAGACAATTTGACCTTATATTTCTCATAAATTTACGTTAATTACACTTGAATTGGACATGCGTCGGTTGCGAAAGGGTCAGTAAGATGTCTCTTTCTACGAATCAGCATTTGGCaaatattaaatgaaattaaaatattaaaaataaaaaattgggtTACCTTCCCTTCACAGTCTGTCCTCAGCGCTAACTTTTTCAGTTTCAACGGCTCCTTTTCATGGTCAGTGATATTACCTTAATACCctttttttaattaactttttatttagtGAATAGAATATACTATATAAGTGTGTTTACAAAAAAAACTCAATGCGTATATTCAccgttaaattatatatatatatatatatatatatatatatattcattttatatattttttaattaattatatatatattttaatataaatatttaatttaataataattaaatttattttcatattagTTTAAACTTTTATTAGATAtatcatatattattattattattattattaaatcagGTATGAGAAAAAAACAATTCCTTCCCTTTTTAATCTCTtttttcattctctctctctttctctgctCTGCCTCTCCTCTTCTCCTCAGGCACACTCAGCcttcctttctcttatacttCTCTCCTCTATTTTCTCTTCATCTTTAATATATTTCTACCATAATACTATCACATTTAACATGAGCATCAGAGAGTTCTCACTAAAAAAGTACTTGATAGACCTCTGACCGATTTTTCTTTATCTACAAAGTCTCTATAGTTGAGAAGATATGAGACCTATATTAATAAAGTCATAGTTTCTGAGTttcatcaaatattaattttgGGAGTCTAATatttaactcttaattttttttaatattctacTAAATACATCTTTAATAGTTGTACTAATTTCACtatgttcaatttaattattattaattttttatttaaattaattaaaatttttaacttcaacttaaattaatttaaaaaaaaaagaaaattaagaaatttaatgttttttcaatttttaaactcataaaacttaaatttttaatttttagtctaatttaagaaattaataaatttaatctaaaaattttaattttttttaaaaattaaacttaaattaaaaataaaaataagttaaattaaatatccaaataaactcgcaccaaaactgaaatttcccaCATCACTAATCGATAACAGTCATCAACGATGGATTATGGATTATCATCACACGTGTTAAACGACTGTGGTGTTTGATGTTTGATGGTGACTCTTCTTGTTTTGTATGCATAACGTAAGTACATGAACAGCTGTTTTACAGCCGTTTTGAGGAGATAATTGTGGAGAGGGAAAAACTAGAGTAACGGTTAGACATGGGAAACACCTTACATTTATATATGTTGCCCTAAAAACGTGCATGTCTGGTTGTCGTTCGTGGTTGGAACACAGAGCAAAGGTTCAGAATTTCTGTGCCCTTTGGTTTAGGTGAAGCCTGCCCAAGTTACGAAGTTTCTTGGCTTCAAATACGCGTGGCTGTTGAGGGTTGTTTGGGACACGTGTTCTGATGGAGAGGCAGGTGTATAGCTTCTGTGTGACACAAAATTTTATGGCAGTTGAGGAGTTAACAGTAACTGGCAAAAGCTGTCAAGAGCTAGATGTTGGTGAAAGGGCTGAGAAAATGGGTTATGTGTGGAATTTTTTTGGTTATATGTGAATGATGATAATTGCTCACAAATATTGTTATTAAAGATTTATTAGAAAATTAgagttaaataaattaaaaaattattaaaaaaaattatttttttgattgattttaaaaaatatttttaaaatattattacagAAAGGGTAGGTTAAGTTTATTTTTGGAAGTCACTTGCTCAATGATTCCAAAAATAGATGCTCCATTTTAGAAGAaggtttatttttctttttgttgggtgataatattaattatattcctatgtttcaatttgatttaattaggcATTTACAATATTTAAACATTTATattcaaatatttaaaaatttataatttttagaccctAATCCATctctaaattttctctttttttttttcattatatatttttttatgaggTAGTCACTGTAAATATTTTTCATACTAATTACCCTCCCCTTTTCTTTTTTAtgcttttttaatattttattttatgctTTCTTAAAAAATTCTTCAAATAtgtatcattttaaaataaatatgaatttattcttatatcatttgatttttttttctattttttaggaGGATTTATTGTCTCATCTTTTGTGAAAATTTGATATTTTCTCATTTATAAGGATTTTATTTCCAATATTGCGATAatctttttccttttcatttattatagagttttaagtgttttattttattattagggtAAAAGTGTAATgatagaaaataaatatttaatagtttTCAGATTGGGCTCATAGAAAACTGCAGAGTTAAAATAGTGGTAGATTATCACTGAGTAGAATTCAAGCTATATGATCAACTTAAATGCTTTGTCGACATAATCAAATTATTCAAATCGAAATAAttactattatattttatataagcgatttattttatattttttttatataaaattatggtaatataaaattttatattatatagaaTCATCTTATTTGATTTGTTCTTAATAGTCATGAAATGATCCTTTAATAcactaaaaataaaaagtaaaaatccataaatttcaagaattaatcataattaatgaaataaagaGTAACCCATTTGCTAATAAAATATTTGGTAAAAAAACCACCAAGTCCATTGCATGGTTGGACCAAGTCCATAGGAATTAGATTTAGCATCACAACACCACCTTATATAAAGAGAATATGTttgttcaattaattaaattaattctaaGTTTGTTTAGTATTGCAATGCTCTAACCaacttaatttacaaaataaattaataatgtaatgagttgtttatttatatttattttattgggAAGCTTTCAATAATATGCTTGTGATGTGTGAAAATGAGTGGTGTTGTTATAACATCAATATGCCACCCCATTCCATACCCATACACATTGCCAAAAGTCATCATTATAACCAAATTATTATGAAAGTGACATTAACAAGTCCTTCAAATTTAGTACAATCAACTGGATGATGACCCATaaacagaatatatatatatatatatatatatagagagacagagagagagagagaattcatTTGGTTGGTAAATGACTTTCATAAAAATATTCTTTTTTCCAAATAATTCTTACAGTTGGCACTTTaattgtagaattttttttttaaactttgtGATTTagaattacattttaattttggtaaaatttaatttaattaattttataaaattaaagatatagaatttcaaatgaattcttatacatattaaataaaaaaaaactttttaaatGATTTTAACAAATCAAAGACTTGGTTCTTGCAGAAAGGGTCTGCAGGGAAATGGCCAATGACTCAACCAACACAGGAACAATTCAGAACTTAATCCAAAAAGGAACACTGAAACTGTCAACCAAAAGGTTTATTAAtatcaaaatttccaatcaatcacAAATTCTATATTGAAAGTGATTAAGAGATATGGTCCTAAATCTGTTTAGTAACTATAAATATACCACTCATATGATAGGTAGTAAGTTCGAATCTCTActtctttaattttaaaaaaaaaatttaaatttattatttaataatttgaaaatttatttaattattttaaagtttttataattaaaacagGTAAAATTAAACTAAGCAACTCTAACAATGATCCAGTTAAATGTATTTACTTAGAAAAACCTGCGCACTGAAGAAAGCTTTCTTGGATTCCAAACTGGTCCAGCTCAAACTTCAAAAAATATGCTTACCTTTTCTTGCTTTAGGAGTTGAAGTTTTCTGAAAGATACTCTAAAAGAAAACCCAATAGGAAACGCCAACTATCGACCTTTGGATTTTAATTATTGGATTAGGAAGAACCTCCTCCAATCAACTTCTTCAATTTGTGGTCCAGTCACATTCAAGGACCAAGTTTTAAATAATTCGGTCCCCGAGAGGACCTTCATTTTCAAGTAATACACGCGTTGTCAAACGAACTAATCGAGTTTTAAGAAGTTCAGACTTGACTcgttaaaattttttcaaatttgaacagatcattttcaattcattaaaatttttttgagcTTATGCTTTTATTAAATCGAATTTCAAATAGCTCGTTAATAACTTAACTCATTTATAATTCTAGGGAGTTTTTAAATTTATGATCTCACAAACTGACCCGTGAATCTATTAAACAAGGAGATCAAAAGGCTTAATAGGCCAAATATCAATAGGCCTGCACTCGATTTATTTAAAAAACGAACTTAACTAAACTAAGCTTTATCAAGCTGAACCTCAAATAGCTCACGGGCTCACAATTCATTTACAGCCATAGAGAAAAGAGGCAAATAAAGTTCCCTGTACCTCTCCCTATCATTTATATCGAGTTAAAATGTCTAAATGAGTGTTTACCACAGCATACCAAGGCTATTCCATTAAACAGAGCTTCACCAATCTATAAAAGCATGAGCACTGCTTTGAGAGTCAACAGAAACGCCTCTAAGAATTCATACAGCCATTTTTTCGAGAACCCGAAGCAATCCTTCAGAAAACATCCAATAATTACTCGGAAAAAGGTCAACTTTTGCATAACCCAAATCACATACATATATTGGAATATATCAGGGCATATTTTGCGATGCAACAGATCAATCTAACAGCACAAAGCTTGAGAAAAGATTCTACAAATCAGGCTTCATATGAGAAACAAATCAAAAGCCCCATACCAATTGTAATTAAGCCAACCAACAAAACTAGTTTCGCACATAACTAGCATAATCAAAAGAGTGGACAAGTATAAaccaataaaaagaaattaaaaaaaaaagtgcacATGTCCAACAATGCCGAAACTGCGTTTTTAGCAGCCTctgaaatcagtagaacagatcTAAAAGGTTAACCTTAGAAAGCAATGCTCTTGAGCTTCTTCAGATCAAACTCCTTGTACTCCAATCCTTTATCGTGAAGAGTGGAGATAGCACAGAATAATTCTTTTTGAAGAACCAATTATTCAGCCAGGAGGAGGAAAAAATGATAACTCTCCTTCAACCGAAGAGAAGTCTTCTCCTATTGTACACATAATTACAACAAGCATCTTGAGATGCTACCTCACAAAACCTAGATGTATAGTTAAGGCTTGGAAAGACCTATGCAAGTTATAGGTAACACAGCTCTACTTTCATAGAAACTACATAACCAAGTCACACAGTCTCATCTTCTAAAATGCTTGGACCACAAGTAGACTACAGCAAAACAAACTAGTCCAAAAATGATTACTTGCAAGATATGATTTGATCTCTGCTGGACAATGGTCCGGTTCAACCTTCTCATGCCACTTTTCACCCCTGCCTCAGCATTGCTCACCAGCCTTTGCTGATGGAAGAACCAGAAATAGCAACTTGTAAGAATGTAATTTGTTATCCTTTGCTAAAAAGAAGATACTTTGTAAGACATTGTGATTTGTGACTTCCAAGGGCTTTGCATAGTTCTTCACTTTTATGTTGTAAGACTGCTGGAAGAcagagagagaaaaaagaaaaaagaaagggaaagaaagaaagataaaaaagAAAGGGAGGGAGGGGAGGGGAGGGGGACACCCCTTCTATGTTGCCTCTAATTCCATTCTAGACTATATTCTTCCCTAAAATTGATATTTTCAACAAAAACATTGAAATTGTAGCAAAATACTGATTCTACCTTTGTATATAGGAATACCCAATCCCCATTCAACATAACTTTTCTCCTTTCTTCTCATCTCTTGCCATTGACTCTCAATAGAGTGATACATGaaagaaaactgaaaattttgaaagttCCTCATCACAGAGAGAGCAAACAAAACCTTAGATCTCTCCAACAATGCTATCAAGGTTTCTATCTTACCAAATTTATACAagttgcctcaaatggtcactccTTAACCACCCAACACAGCCCCCGCCCCCTAACTTCCTTCTTACAATACAATAAAGAagtagaaaaatataattttctcAATTTAATTAATTGCATTTTAATTTGAAGTGGGAACAAGCATGTTATtttatgtggcttgaattttTAGTACGTCTTTATGAACCCGAATTGTGATCCGACTCAAAAGTTTAACTTTACGACCTAATTTGAATGAAAAGCGAGGTCTGTGATGGTAGAGGAGGGCACAGGCCGATAGACTCCTGCGGTATAGACCAATATAAATATTGCAATATTCTGCCATTTGCAGTAGATTTGTGAGATGTTTGGAAAACACATTGAGGCTAGGTTTTGAGAATTCTgaatgattgtatcttgctcatttttatcataatGTAACTTTTTCTCTTGCTTTGCCCGTGGACGTAAACCTTACAGTTTAACCACGTAAATCTTGTATTattcttcttttattttctataCTTTGTGTGTGATTGTGTAATTGTGTGTATCTTAAATTTGCATGCCTGCTATAATAAGGCAAGATGGAATGAGAGGAAGTAGGTAGACAAAAGACTTGACTGTGAAGTTATAGCGGTTTAGTGTGTCTGGGCCTGATTCATTCTATGATTTGGTGCTatgggaaaaggaaaaacaaTTTTCAATTAGTTCTTGCACAATCAGGGTATGAAATAAAACGATTGTATCATTGTAGCTACTAGAGTTTGGGGACTCCGTTAATTCGTTAAGAGGTTACGAGAGGCTTTGGTTGAATTTTGTAGGTAACTTATCCATTGACTAGGTTTCTCATTTTCTGTTTTTGATATCAGATTAGCATCCTCATTCTtaaattgaatttcttttaaaatttatataaaataatacatTGATGTAAAAAATGACATGTTTTTATACCTTGAATTAGAGAAG
This sequence is a window from Hevea brasiliensis isolate MT/VB/25A 57/8 chromosome 10, ASM3005281v1, whole genome shotgun sequence. Protein-coding genes within it:
- the LOC110634477 gene encoding vegetative cell wall protein gp1 — protein: MQMDSCMLKVLLILGLLAASCTAQAPGASPTPAPKAAPTPAPKAAPTPAPNPAPKAAPTPSPTATPTPSPTPTATPTPSPSPSSTAPTPSPTKVPSPSPLSPPSPSPTSPTPSPPAPSAPSPNSSMTPAPPPPGNFAAAKVDRVILAGTVLAGTFLAFTLA